A window of Strix aluco isolate bStrAlu1 chromosome 2, bStrAlu1.hap1, whole genome shotgun sequence contains these coding sequences:
- the ABHD10 gene encoding palmitoyl-protein thioesterase ABHD10, mitochondrial — protein MAAAGALWGLVRGGGGCRRASATGVLLSPLRAALGLPVCRLKSSVSFLTRPDRPNLAYHKLKGRNPGVIFLPGLNSNMNGQKATALEDFCNSLGHAFIRFDYTGCGSSDGKFEECTIGKWRKDVLSILDELTDGPQILVGSSLGGWLMLHAAIARPDKVAALVGVAVAADHLVTSFKKLPVEAQKEIEEKGEWKFPTKHNEEGYYSLTYDFIREAENHCVLNSPIPITCPIRLIHGMKDDVVPWQISMQVADRVLSKDVDVILRKIGQHRMSEKEDTKLLVNTVDDLIDKLATLA, from the exons atggcggcggcgggcgccctGTGGGGGCtggtgcggggcggcggcgggtgccGTCGCGCTTCGGCCACGGGGGTGTTGCTGTCGCCGCTGAGGGCGGCCCTGGGGCTCCCGG TTTGCAGACTGAAATCATCGGTCAGCTTCCTTACTCGACCAGATCGACCAAATCTTGCTTATCATAAACTAAAAGGCAGGAATCCAGGGGTTATTTTCCTTCCAGGCTTGAATTCAAATATGAATGGTCAGAAAGCAACTGCCCTTGAAGATTTCTGCAACTCTCTAGGTCATGCTTTCATCAG atttgattATACAGGATGTGGAAGTTCAGATGGTAAATTTGAGGAGTGTACGATTGGGAAGTGGAGGAAAGATGTTCTGTCTATACTGGATGAGCTTACAGATGGACCAcag attCTGGTGGGCTCCAGCTTGGGTGGATGGCTGATGCTTCACGCTGCAATAGCACGCCCAGATAAAGTAGCTGCTCTAGTTGGAGTAGCTGTAGCAGCAGACCATCTTGTGACAAGTTTTAAGAAGCTTCCCGTTGAG gcacaaaaagaaatagaagaaaaaggtgAATGGAAATTTCCAACAAAGCATAATGAGGAAGGGTATTACTCCTTGACATACGACTTtatcagagaagcagaaaatcaCTGTGTGCTAAATAGTCCTATTCCTATAACATGTCCCATACGACTCATTCATGGCATGAAGGATGATGTCGTCCCTTGGCAGATCTCTATGCAAGTTGCTGATCGTGTTTTGAGCAAAGATGTGGATGTTATCCTCCGCAAAATTGGCCAACATCGGATGAGTGAGAAGGAGGATACAAAACTTCTTGTGAATACCGTTGATGATTTAATTGACAAGCTGGCAACACTAGCATGA